The following are encoded in a window of Pygocentrus nattereri isolate fPygNat1 chromosome 5, fPygNat1.pri, whole genome shotgun sequence genomic DNA:
- the tmem87b gene encoding transmembrane protein 87A isoform X2: protein MACADGSVFLKNMLWFSLLSWTVFSCFSSGVDAAPETGHRTLAVNNTSRPLIVRKSMYKGTNIQLKVTSFSCPDEVSFTIRWYLKYYPCHNEYTNVEEMYERTPLSRGESLDPNPLAQGEYIEHKYKTLTCNRGMQLFPTLNKTIAEPRTMDAPKEAEIHDANYTRWLTGETEAGDNVIATTWKDGPYLLVVVIQPDKDVSWNLTFSVVMKGAHGFISVTEWPLMIFYMVMCIVYILYALMWFVWASCYWKDLLRIQFWIAGVIFLGMVEMAVFCAEYENTNAMGSASQGLLVFAELISALKRTLARLLVIIVSLGYGIVKPRLGTVMHRVVGLGVLYFAFAAIEGILRITGGRDNGPALITAIVLAVFDSCAIWFIFVSLAQTIKTLKLRRNPVKLSLYRHFTNTLIFAVIASIIFMVWTTKKFRLADCQADWMELWVDDAFWRFLFSIILLVIMFLWRPSANNQRYAFTPLIDDSDDEEIEEFLVSANISDGIKLRAAKTETNGTAKPPPGPDEDLKWVEENIPTSLTDVALPVLLDSDEEIMTTKYEMSKME, encoded by the exons ATGGCCTGCGCGGACGGTTCCGTGTTCCTCAAGAACATGCTGTGGTTTTCTCTCCTGTCCTGGACGGTATTTAGCTGTTTCTCCAGCGGAGTGGACGCCGCTCCGGAGACCGGACACCGGACTTTAGCTGTCAACAAT ACTTCAAGACCCTTGATAGTGAGAAAGTCCATGTATAAGGGCACTAATATCCAACTGAAAG TGACTTCCTTTAGCTGTCCAGATGAAGTCTCATTTACCATCAGGTGGTATTTAAAGTACTATCCATGCCACAATGAGTACACCAACGTAGAG GAAATGTATGAGAGGACACCGCTGAGTCGGGGAGAGAGTTTAGACCCCAACCCTCTTGCACAAGGAGAGTACATCGAGCATAAATACAAGACATTAACCTGCAACAGAGGGATGCAGCTCTTTCCCACTCTTAAC AAAACGATAGCAGAGCCGAGGACCATGGACGCACCCAAGGAGGCTGAAATTCAT GATGCCAACTATACGAGGTGGCTTACAGGAGAAACTGAAGCTGGG GATAATGTCATTGCAACAACTTGGAAAGATGGACCGTATCTCCTTGTGGTGGTGATCCAGCCTGATAAAGATGTCAGCTGGAATTTAACGT TCTCTGTGGTGATGAAAGGAGCTCATGGATTTATTTCAGTCACAGAATGGCCTCTTATGATT TTCTACATGGTGATGTGCATCGTTTATATCTTGTACGCTCTAATGTGGTTCGTCTGGGCCTCCTGCTACTGGAAAGACCTGCTGCGCATCCAGTTCTGGATAGCTGGAGTGATCTTCCTGGGCATGGTGGAGATGGCAGTCTTCTGCGCTGAGTACGAGAACACTAACGCCATGGGCTCAGCAT CTCAAGGCTTGCTGGTGTTTGCTGAGCTCATCTCGGCTCTCAAGAGGACTCTTGCTCGACTCTTGGTCATCATTGTCAGCCTCGGCTACGGCATAGTCAA GCCTCGTCTGGGAACTGTCATGCACAGAGTCGTGGGTCTGGGTGTGCTTTACTTTGCCTTCGCTGCCATTGAGGGCATTCTAAGGATTACTGGG GGTCGGGACAATGGACCAGCTCTGATCACTGCTATTGTTCTGGCTGTGTTTGACTCCTGCGCCATTTGGTTC ATATTTGTTAGTCTAGCGCAAACCATAAAGACACTAAAGCTCAGGAGAAACCCAGTGAAGTTGTCATTGTACAGACATTTCACAAATACCCTCATCTTTGCTGTAATTG ccTCTATTATTTTCATGGTTTGGACGACAAAGAAATTCCGGTTAGCAGACTGTCAGGCT GACTGGATGGAGCTCTGGGTCGATGATGCCTTCTGGAGGTTCCTTTTCTCCATTATACTGCTGGTCATCATGTTTCTCTGGAGACCATCTGCAAACAACCAAAG GTACGCGTTCACTCCTTTGATCGATGATTCAGATGATGAAGAGATTGAAGAGTTCCTAGTGTCTGCAAACATTT CTGATGGAATAAAACTGAGAGCAGCAAAGACGGAGACTAACGGAACAGCGAAGCCCCCTCCTGGACCG GATGAAGATTTGAAGTGGGTGGAAGAGAACATTCCTACCTCTTTAACTGATGT tgcTCTACCTGTTCTTCTCGACTCTGATGAG GAAATCATGACTACAAAATACGAGATGTCAAAAATGGAGTGA
- the tmem87b gene encoding transmembrane protein 87A isoform X1 — translation MACADGSVFLKNMLWFSLLSWTVFSCFSSGVDAAPETGHRTLAVNNTSRPLIVRKSMYKGTNIQLKVTSFSCPDEVSFTIRWYLKYYPCHNEYTNVEEMYERTPLSRGESLDPNPLAQGEYIEHKYKTLTCNRGMQLFPTLNKTIAEPRTMDAPKEAEIHDANYTRWLTGETEAGDNVIATTWKDGPYLLVVVIQPDKDVSWNLTFSVVMKGAHGFISVTEWPLMIFYMVMCIVYILYALMWFVWASCYWKDLLRIQFWIAGVIFLGMVEMAVFCAEYENTNAMGSASQGLLVFAELISALKRTLARLLVIIVSLGYGIVKPRLGTVMHRVVGLGVLYFAFAAIEGILRITGAKDSDLALLANIPLALLDSSLCWWIFVSLAQTIKTLKLRRNPVKLSLYRHFTNTLIFAVIASIIFMVWTTKKFRLADCQADWMELWVDDAFWRFLFSIILLVIMFLWRPSANNQRYAFTPLIDDSDDEEIEEFLVSANISDGIKLRAAKTETNGTAKPPPGPDEDLKWVEENIPTSLTDVALPVLLDSDEEIMTTKYEMSKME, via the exons ATGGCCTGCGCGGACGGTTCCGTGTTCCTCAAGAACATGCTGTGGTTTTCTCTCCTGTCCTGGACGGTATTTAGCTGTTTCTCCAGCGGAGTGGACGCCGCTCCGGAGACCGGACACCGGACTTTAGCTGTCAACAAT ACTTCAAGACCCTTGATAGTGAGAAAGTCCATGTATAAGGGCACTAATATCCAACTGAAAG TGACTTCCTTTAGCTGTCCAGATGAAGTCTCATTTACCATCAGGTGGTATTTAAAGTACTATCCATGCCACAATGAGTACACCAACGTAGAG GAAATGTATGAGAGGACACCGCTGAGTCGGGGAGAGAGTTTAGACCCCAACCCTCTTGCACAAGGAGAGTACATCGAGCATAAATACAAGACATTAACCTGCAACAGAGGGATGCAGCTCTTTCCCACTCTTAAC AAAACGATAGCAGAGCCGAGGACCATGGACGCACCCAAGGAGGCTGAAATTCAT GATGCCAACTATACGAGGTGGCTTACAGGAGAAACTGAAGCTGGG GATAATGTCATTGCAACAACTTGGAAAGATGGACCGTATCTCCTTGTGGTGGTGATCCAGCCTGATAAAGATGTCAGCTGGAATTTAACGT TCTCTGTGGTGATGAAAGGAGCTCATGGATTTATTTCAGTCACAGAATGGCCTCTTATGATT TTCTACATGGTGATGTGCATCGTTTATATCTTGTACGCTCTAATGTGGTTCGTCTGGGCCTCCTGCTACTGGAAAGACCTGCTGCGCATCCAGTTCTGGATAGCTGGAGTGATCTTCCTGGGCATGGTGGAGATGGCAGTCTTCTGCGCTGAGTACGAGAACACTAACGCCATGGGCTCAGCAT CTCAAGGCTTGCTGGTGTTTGCTGAGCTCATCTCGGCTCTCAAGAGGACTCTTGCTCGACTCTTGGTCATCATTGTCAGCCTCGGCTACGGCATAGTCAA GCCTCGTCTGGGAACTGTCATGCACAGAGTCGTGGGTCTGGGTGTGCTTTACTTTGCCTTCGCTGCCATTGAGGGCATTCTAAGGATTACTGGG gctAAAGACTCTGACCTGGCCTTGCTGGCCAACATTCCCCTGGCACTGCTTGACTCCTCTCTGTGTTGGTGG ATATTTGTTAGTCTAGCGCAAACCATAAAGACACTAAAGCTCAGGAGAAACCCAGTGAAGTTGTCATTGTACAGACATTTCACAAATACCCTCATCTTTGCTGTAATTG ccTCTATTATTTTCATGGTTTGGACGACAAAGAAATTCCGGTTAGCAGACTGTCAGGCT GACTGGATGGAGCTCTGGGTCGATGATGCCTTCTGGAGGTTCCTTTTCTCCATTATACTGCTGGTCATCATGTTTCTCTGGAGACCATCTGCAAACAACCAAAG GTACGCGTTCACTCCTTTGATCGATGATTCAGATGATGAAGAGATTGAAGAGTTCCTAGTGTCTGCAAACATTT CTGATGGAATAAAACTGAGAGCAGCAAAGACGGAGACTAACGGAACAGCGAAGCCCCCTCCTGGACCG GATGAAGATTTGAAGTGGGTGGAAGAGAACATTCCTACCTCTTTAACTGATGT tgcTCTACCTGTTCTTCTCGACTCTGATGAG GAAATCATGACTACAAAATACGAGATGTCAAAAATGGAGTGA